The Thalassophryne amazonica chromosome 8, fThaAma1.1, whole genome shotgun sequence genome includes a window with the following:
- the rpgrip1l gene encoding protein fantom, whose protein sequence is MSVGDVLEAGKTGTHKDVIDFDQDQIVIAGLLSQNITKKLTEENKQLLIQSFEQMQKVEEFNDCLKHSNKESKAQKSRKLDFLNEVEYSDVDKERTIKELRAAHAETIQELQKTRNLLDIESKINKDYKVEVEEVLRK, encoded by the exons ATGTCAGTTG GTGATGTGTTGGAAGCAGGAAAAACAGGGACGCATAAAGATGTGATTGACTTTGATCAGGACCAAATTGTGATAGCTGGATTACTGAGCCAGA atataactAAGAAGCTGACAGaagaaaataagcagcttctTATTCAGTCTTTTGAGCAGATGCAGAAAGTGGAAGAATTCAATGATTGTTTGAAACACAGTAACAAG GAGAGCAAAGCCCAGAAAAGCAGAAAGTTGGACTTCTTGAATGAGGTGGAGTACAGTGATGTTGATAAAGAGAGAACCATCAAGGAGCTGCGAGCCGCACATGCTGAGACCATCCAGGAGCTACAGAAGACCAGAAACTTACTGGACATTGAGAGCAAGATCAATAAAGACTACAAG GTGGAGGTTGAAGAAGTGTTAAGGAAGTGA